One stretch of Oncorhynchus clarkii lewisi isolate Uvic-CL-2024 chromosome 3, UVic_Ocla_1.0, whole genome shotgun sequence DNA includes these proteins:
- the LOC139391835 gene encoding CREB-regulated transcription coactivator 2-like isoform X1: MSATDVGGCGPGAGPSSGAGSGASNPRKFSEKIALHTQRQAEETAAFQEVMMDITSTRIQAQKVRLARTQGPYYGGSLPNVNQIGRNPGDFQGLFHSNLDSSRSTRHHGLVERVQRDRRFISPVRPYRRVDSSPYNSAYLSPPPETSWRRNCSGNFPGDKSQLFRLPTMALNRTNSDSALHTSVMNPPAGDPFSAGHTLTPQGRLTGQSEGEGRRMFPYPVPPIEENVLDQGILLKPWDTKKLALLSSRPKSCEVPGINIFPSPDQHSSTPHAPSALNTGGSLPDLSILHFPSPLPTPLDPDEPGYPSSLSGGSSTGNLATTLTQLGINASNAFRHSPGLLASLQGTLSNPSLQSSLSNPNIQSSLSSHSFPNSLSSTSLHSSLSNPSLQSSLSSSPSLQSSLSNQSLHSCLSNSSLSGQSLQTAASNPSYSSGVGGSGSCASYSPLLTSQGQSPLSTSPRRRAQLSPLILPMGGESRRHHSKQFSPTISPNLSSITQGVPLDTSKLPMDQRLPPYPFSQPQQQLHQPGPPTSQQASQAGQQLSQPSVVLQQQQQQHQHQHHQLHLQYQLHQQQRAQSQQALQQLHLQNLRNVQNQQQQHRVSVKIEKQGEQGQNSQCLQTQDLQSTQQQQQQQQQQDQQDQQMEQQRQQGSLPQLQHISHSLATDLGFYNDTLLLNSLLNDPYLGLQIASRQNQQFNMETPGDSLSFNHGGLGCGSGGKDQEESYHSNHGFLELHDSGDRQHLNNQNFGGEGCHNVPNIILTGDSSLGLSKEIASALSHVPGFEMDCFALDDPLRMDPLALEGLGMLDGDLMLTDPAVEDSFRSDRLK; encoded by the exons ATGTCTGCTACGGATGTAGGCGGTTGTGGACCCGGAGCAGGACCCAGTTCGGGTGCTGGGTCCGGGGCATCAAACCCTCGAAAATTTAGCGAGAAAATAGCTCTACATACCCAACGTCAGGCTGAAGAGACTGCCGCTTTTCAAGAGGTTATGATGGACATCACCTCTACCAGG ATCCAGGCTCAGAAAGTGCGTCTGGCTAGAACCCAGGGCCCGTACTATGGGGGCTCCCTACCCAACGTTAATCAGATCGGCAGGAACCCAGGCGACTTTCAG GGTTTATTCCACTCTAACCTGGACTCCAGTCGCTCCACACGGCACCATGGCCTGGTAGAGCGGGTCCAGAGGGACAGACGCTTCATCTCCCCAGTGCGCCCCTACAGGAGA GTGGACAGCTCTCCATACAACTCAGCCTATCTGTCCCCACCTCCGGAAACTAGTTGGAGAAG GAACTGTTCGGGCAACTTCCCAGGAGACAAAAGCCAGTTATTTCGCCTCCCCACCATGGCACTCAACAG GACCAACTCAGACTCTGCCCTCCACACCAGTGTGATGAACCCCCCTGCAGGGGACCCCTTCAGTGCTGGACACACACTCACCCCTCAGGGCAGACTCACAG gtcagagtgaaggagaggggagaagaa TGTTTCCGTACCCAGTTCCCCCCATTGAGGAGAACGTTCTGGATCAGGGCATACTGCTCAAGCCCTGGGACACCAAGAAGTTGGCCCTGCTGTCTTCTCGACCCAAGTCCTGTGAAGTTCCCGGTATTAA TATCTTCCCCTCCCCGGACCAGCACTCCAGCACCCCCCATGCCCCCTCAGCCCTGAACACGGGGGGCTCCCTGCCCGACCTCTCCATCCTGCACTTCCCGTCGCCACTGCCCACCCCCCTGGACCCAGACGAGCCGGGGTACCCCTCGTCCCTGAGTGGGGGCAGCAGCACTGGCAACCTGGCCACCACCCTCACCCAGCTGGGCATTAATGCCAGCAACGCCTTCCGCCACTCGCCAG GTCTCCTGGCATCTCTTCAGGGCACTCTCAGTAACCCCTCCTTGCAGTCCTCGCTAAGCAACCCCAACATCCAATCATCTCTCAGTAGCCACTCCTTCCCCAACTCCCTCAGCTCCACCTCCTTGCACTCGTCGCTTAGCAACCCGTCCCTGCAGTCCTCCCTTAgttcctccccctcccttcagTCTTCCCTCAGCAACCAATCCCTGCACTCCTGCCTCAGCAATTCCTCCCTGAGTGGCCAGTCCCTCCAGACCGCAGCCAGTAACCCTAGTTACAGTAGCGGGGTGGGAGGGTCCGGCTCGTGCGCCTCTTATTCGCCATTGTTAACTAGCCAGGGGCAGTCGCCTCTCAGCACGTCGCCACGGAGACGAGCTCAGCTCTCCCCTCTGATCCTACCCATGGGAGGGGAGTCTCGCCGGCACCACTCCAAACAGttctcccccaccatctctcctaacTTGTCCTCCATAACACAG GGCGTCCCTCTGGACACCAGCAAACTGCCCATGGACCAGAGgctccctccctaccccttcaGCCAACCTCAGCAGCAGCTTCATCAGCCAGGTCCTCCAACATCCCAGCAGGCCTCTCAGGCAGGACAACAGCTCTCCCAGCCGTCCGtggtactacaacaacaacaacagcagcatcaacaccaacaccatcagCTGCATTTGCAATACCAGCTGCACCAGCAGCAACGTGCCCAGTCTCAGCAGGCCCTCCAGCAGCTGCACCTGCAGAACCTGCGCAATGTCCagaaccagcagcagcagcataggGTGTCAGTCAAAATTGAGAAGCAGGGTGAGCAGGGCCAGAACTCGCAGTGCCTGCAGACGCAAGACCTGCAGTCGacccagcaacagcagcagcagcaacaacaacaggacCAGCAAGACCAGCAGATGGAGCAGCAAAGGCAGCAGGGAAGTCTTCCCCAGCTGCAGCACATCAGCCACTCCCTGGCCACAGACCTGGGCTTCTACAAT GACACATTACTGTTAAACTCTCTGTTGAATGATCCCTACCTGGGCCTGCAGATCGCCTCCAGACAGAACCAGCAG TTCAACATGGAGACTCCGGGAGACAGCCTGTCATTCAACCATGGTGGCTTGGGCTGTGGGAGTGGTGGAAAGGACCAGGAGGAATCCTACCACTCCAACCATGGCTTCCTGGAGCTCCACGATTCAGGGGATAGGCAGCACCTTAACAACCAGAACTTTGGGGGAGAGGGATGCCACAACGTCCCTAACATCATCCTCACAG GAGACAGTTCGTTGGGCCTCTCCAAGGAGATCGCCAGCGCACTGTCCCACGTGCCAGGGTTTGAGATGGACTGCTTTGCCCTGGACGACCCCCTCAGGATGGACCCCCTGGCCCTTGAAGGGCTGGGCATGCTGGATGGGGACCTCATGCTGACCGACCCCGCCGTGGAAGACTCCTTCCGCTCCGACCGCCtcaagtga
- the LOC139391835 gene encoding CREB-regulated transcription coactivator 2-like isoform X2 yields the protein MSATDVGGCGPGAGPSSGAGSGASNPRKFSEKIALHTQRQAEETAAFQEVMMDITSTRIQAQKVRLARTQGPYYGGSLPNVNQIGRNPGDFQGLFHSNLDSSRSTRHHGLVERVQRDRRFISPVRPYRRVDSSPYNSAYLSPPPETSWRRTNSDSALHTSVMNPPAGDPFSAGHTLTPQGRLTGQSEGEGRRMFPYPVPPIEENVLDQGILLKPWDTKKLALLSSRPKSCEVPGINIFPSPDQHSSTPHAPSALNTGGSLPDLSILHFPSPLPTPLDPDEPGYPSSLSGGSSTGNLATTLTQLGINASNAFRHSPGLLASLQGTLSNPSLQSSLSNPNIQSSLSSHSFPNSLSSTSLHSSLSNPSLQSSLSSSPSLQSSLSNQSLHSCLSNSSLSGQSLQTAASNPSYSSGVGGSGSCASYSPLLTSQGQSPLSTSPRRRAQLSPLILPMGGESRRHHSKQFSPTISPNLSSITQGVPLDTSKLPMDQRLPPYPFSQPQQQLHQPGPPTSQQASQAGQQLSQPSVVLQQQQQQHQHQHHQLHLQYQLHQQQRAQSQQALQQLHLQNLRNVQNQQQQHRVSVKIEKQGEQGQNSQCLQTQDLQSTQQQQQQQQQQDQQDQQMEQQRQQGSLPQLQHISHSLATDLGFYNDTLLLNSLLNDPYLGLQIASRQNQQFNMETPGDSLSFNHGGLGCGSGGKDQEESYHSNHGFLELHDSGDRQHLNNQNFGGEGCHNVPNIILTGDSSLGLSKEIASALSHVPGFEMDCFALDDPLRMDPLALEGLGMLDGDLMLTDPAVEDSFRSDRLK from the exons ATGTCTGCTACGGATGTAGGCGGTTGTGGACCCGGAGCAGGACCCAGTTCGGGTGCTGGGTCCGGGGCATCAAACCCTCGAAAATTTAGCGAGAAAATAGCTCTACATACCCAACGTCAGGCTGAAGAGACTGCCGCTTTTCAAGAGGTTATGATGGACATCACCTCTACCAGG ATCCAGGCTCAGAAAGTGCGTCTGGCTAGAACCCAGGGCCCGTACTATGGGGGCTCCCTACCCAACGTTAATCAGATCGGCAGGAACCCAGGCGACTTTCAG GGTTTATTCCACTCTAACCTGGACTCCAGTCGCTCCACACGGCACCATGGCCTGGTAGAGCGGGTCCAGAGGGACAGACGCTTCATCTCCCCAGTGCGCCCCTACAGGAGA GTGGACAGCTCTCCATACAACTCAGCCTATCTGTCCCCACCTCCGGAAACTAGTTGGAGAAG GACCAACTCAGACTCTGCCCTCCACACCAGTGTGATGAACCCCCCTGCAGGGGACCCCTTCAGTGCTGGACACACACTCACCCCTCAGGGCAGACTCACAG gtcagagtgaaggagaggggagaagaa TGTTTCCGTACCCAGTTCCCCCCATTGAGGAGAACGTTCTGGATCAGGGCATACTGCTCAAGCCCTGGGACACCAAGAAGTTGGCCCTGCTGTCTTCTCGACCCAAGTCCTGTGAAGTTCCCGGTATTAA TATCTTCCCCTCCCCGGACCAGCACTCCAGCACCCCCCATGCCCCCTCAGCCCTGAACACGGGGGGCTCCCTGCCCGACCTCTCCATCCTGCACTTCCCGTCGCCACTGCCCACCCCCCTGGACCCAGACGAGCCGGGGTACCCCTCGTCCCTGAGTGGGGGCAGCAGCACTGGCAACCTGGCCACCACCCTCACCCAGCTGGGCATTAATGCCAGCAACGCCTTCCGCCACTCGCCAG GTCTCCTGGCATCTCTTCAGGGCACTCTCAGTAACCCCTCCTTGCAGTCCTCGCTAAGCAACCCCAACATCCAATCATCTCTCAGTAGCCACTCCTTCCCCAACTCCCTCAGCTCCACCTCCTTGCACTCGTCGCTTAGCAACCCGTCCCTGCAGTCCTCCCTTAgttcctccccctcccttcagTCTTCCCTCAGCAACCAATCCCTGCACTCCTGCCTCAGCAATTCCTCCCTGAGTGGCCAGTCCCTCCAGACCGCAGCCAGTAACCCTAGTTACAGTAGCGGGGTGGGAGGGTCCGGCTCGTGCGCCTCTTATTCGCCATTGTTAACTAGCCAGGGGCAGTCGCCTCTCAGCACGTCGCCACGGAGACGAGCTCAGCTCTCCCCTCTGATCCTACCCATGGGAGGGGAGTCTCGCCGGCACCACTCCAAACAGttctcccccaccatctctcctaacTTGTCCTCCATAACACAG GGCGTCCCTCTGGACACCAGCAAACTGCCCATGGACCAGAGgctccctccctaccccttcaGCCAACCTCAGCAGCAGCTTCATCAGCCAGGTCCTCCAACATCCCAGCAGGCCTCTCAGGCAGGACAACAGCTCTCCCAGCCGTCCGtggtactacaacaacaacaacagcagcatcaacaccaacaccatcagCTGCATTTGCAATACCAGCTGCACCAGCAGCAACGTGCCCAGTCTCAGCAGGCCCTCCAGCAGCTGCACCTGCAGAACCTGCGCAATGTCCagaaccagcagcagcagcataggGTGTCAGTCAAAATTGAGAAGCAGGGTGAGCAGGGCCAGAACTCGCAGTGCCTGCAGACGCAAGACCTGCAGTCGacccagcaacagcagcagcagcaacaacaacaggacCAGCAAGACCAGCAGATGGAGCAGCAAAGGCAGCAGGGAAGTCTTCCCCAGCTGCAGCACATCAGCCACTCCCTGGCCACAGACCTGGGCTTCTACAAT GACACATTACTGTTAAACTCTCTGTTGAATGATCCCTACCTGGGCCTGCAGATCGCCTCCAGACAGAACCAGCAG TTCAACATGGAGACTCCGGGAGACAGCCTGTCATTCAACCATGGTGGCTTGGGCTGTGGGAGTGGTGGAAAGGACCAGGAGGAATCCTACCACTCCAACCATGGCTTCCTGGAGCTCCACGATTCAGGGGATAGGCAGCACCTTAACAACCAGAACTTTGGGGGAGAGGGATGCCACAACGTCCCTAACATCATCCTCACAG GAGACAGTTCGTTGGGCCTCTCCAAGGAGATCGCCAGCGCACTGTCCCACGTGCCAGGGTTTGAGATGGACTGCTTTGCCCTGGACGACCCCCTCAGGATGGACCCCCTGGCCCTTGAAGGGCTGGGCATGCTGGATGGGGACCTCATGCTGACCGACCCCGCCGTGGAAGACTCCTTCCGCTCCGACCGCCtcaagtga
- the LOC139391848 gene encoding cyclic AMP-responsive element-binding protein 3-like protein 4 isoform X4, whose protein sequence is MDVENGELFFGHKEDSMTEESWGLEGPFSCSDVIYAGSEKTLDECTGLNDSEPEDVLYAINPNDVFPTRALVETSSESDSGISEEPCSESPLAATVDPSQAPTTIYQVVYDISTLANIKTEPEQHSVDVISIELDEWRSQMLISESCIVNELPQVSAGRFDHGHLSTHSAFTSCPTSPDSPLLYPDLTLTEEEQKLLNQEGISLPNNLPLTKAEERILKKVRRKIRNKQSAQDSRRRKKDYVDGLESRAAACSAQNKELQRTVEQLEKHNMSLLAQLRRLQSLIKQTVTKAAQTSTCVMIILFSLGLIIFPSYSPFNWGASSIEEDYTPKGVISRNILTDPASSLQAAEDVDNHIIQPDSLPVSRDLSQSDPPDASRILKQPIESPEITDIEGVALEESQPGNSSTLVDGQTEPLALGLVSATGKGSTSLDPTKPAHADEM, encoded by the exons ATGGATGTAGAGAATGGAGAGCTGTTTTTCGGACACAAGGAGGACAGTATGACAGAGGAGAGTTGGGGACTGGAAGGGCCATTTTCTTGCTCTGATGTCATCTATGCTGGCTCTGAAAAAACCCTGGATGAATGCACG GGTCTAAATGACAGCGAGCCAGAGGATGTGCTTTATGCCATCAACCCAAATGATGTCTTCCCTACCAGAGCCCTAGTGGAGACCTCCTCAGAGAGCGACAGTGGCATCTCTGAGGAACCTTGCTCTGAGAGCCCTCTAGCTGCCACGGTGGACCCCTCTCAGGCCCCCACAACTATCTATCAGGTGGTCTATGACATCAGCACCTTGGCCAACATCAAGACGGAGCCAGAGCAGCATAGTGTCGATGTCATTTCCATAgaactcg ATGAGTGGCGTTCTCAGATGTTGATCTCGGAGTCCTGTATTGTCAACGAGTTACCTCAAGTATCCGCTGGGAGATTTGACCATGGTCACCTTTCTACCCACTCTGCTTTCACCTCATGCCCCACCAGTCCAGACAGCCCACTG CTTTACCCTGATCTCACGCTGACTGAGGAGGAGCAGAAACTGCTGAACCAAGAGGGGATCTCTCTGCCCAACAACCTGCCCCTTACCAag GCTGAGGAACGGATTCTGAAAAAAGTGAGACGCAAAATACGCAACAAACAGTCAGCCCAGGACAGCCGTCGCAGGAAGAAGGACTATGTGGATGGGCTTGAGAGCAG GGCAGCGGCTTGCTCAGCGCAAAACAAAGAGCTGCAGAGGACCGTGGAACAGCTGGAGAAACACAACAT GTCTCTCCTGGCTCAGCTGCGCAGACTACAGTCACTGATCAAGCAGACGGTCACTAAAGCAGCACAGACCAGCACCTGCGTCATG ATTATCCTCTTCTCTCTGGGCCTCATCATCTTCCCAAGTTACAGCCCCTTCAACTGGGGCGCCTCATCCATAGAAGAGGACTATACACCAAAAGGGG TTATCTCCAGAAACATCCTCACAGATCCTGCTTCATCCTTGCAAGCTGCTGAGGATGTGGATAACCATATCATTCAGCCAGATTCCCTACCCGTTTCCCGTGACCTCAGTCAATCAGATCCCCCGGATGCTTCCAGAATACTAAAGCAACCAATAGAAAGTCCCGAAATCACCGACATTGAGGGTGTGGCCCTGGAGGagagccaaccagggaacagcTCGACTCTGGTTGACGGGCAGACTGAACCTCTGGCCCTGGGCCTGGTGTCAGCAACAGGAAAAGGGAGCACAAGCCTTGATCCCACCAAACCAGCCCACGCTGatgagatgtag
- the LOC139391848 gene encoding cyclic AMP-responsive element-binding protein 3-like protein 4 isoform X3 produces the protein MDVENGELFFGHKEDSMTEESWGLEGPFSCSDVIYAGSEKTLDECTVDPQSGLNDSEPEDVLYAINPNDVFPTRALVETSSESDSGISEEPCSESPLAATVDPSQAPTTIYQVVYDISTLANIKTEPEQHSVDVISIELDEWRSQMLISESCIVNELPQVSAGRFDHGHLSTHSAFTSCPTSPDSPLLYPDLTLTEEEQKLLNQEGISLPNNLPLTKAEERILKKVRRKIRNKQSAQDSRRRKKDYVDGLESRAAACSAQNKELQRTVEQLEKHNMSLLAQLRRLQSLIKQTVTKAAQTSTCVMIILFSLGLIIFPSYSPFNWGASSIEEDYTPKGVISRNILTDPASSLQAAEDVDNHIIQPDSLPVSRDLSQSDPPDASRILKQPIESPEITDIEGVALEESQPGNSSTLVDGQTEPLALGLVSATGKGSTSLDPTKPAHADEM, from the exons ATGGATGTAGAGAATGGAGAGCTGTTTTTCGGACACAAGGAGGACAGTATGACAGAGGAGAGTTGGGGACTGGAAGGGCCATTTTCTTGCTCTGATGTCATCTATGCTGGCTCTGAAAAAACCCTGGATGAATGCACGGTAGACCCCCAAAGT GGTCTAAATGACAGCGAGCCAGAGGATGTGCTTTATGCCATCAACCCAAATGATGTCTTCCCTACCAGAGCCCTAGTGGAGACCTCCTCAGAGAGCGACAGTGGCATCTCTGAGGAACCTTGCTCTGAGAGCCCTCTAGCTGCCACGGTGGACCCCTCTCAGGCCCCCACAACTATCTATCAGGTGGTCTATGACATCAGCACCTTGGCCAACATCAAGACGGAGCCAGAGCAGCATAGTGTCGATGTCATTTCCATAgaactcg ATGAGTGGCGTTCTCAGATGTTGATCTCGGAGTCCTGTATTGTCAACGAGTTACCTCAAGTATCCGCTGGGAGATTTGACCATGGTCACCTTTCTACCCACTCTGCTTTCACCTCATGCCCCACCAGTCCAGACAGCCCACTG CTTTACCCTGATCTCACGCTGACTGAGGAGGAGCAGAAACTGCTGAACCAAGAGGGGATCTCTCTGCCCAACAACCTGCCCCTTACCAag GCTGAGGAACGGATTCTGAAAAAAGTGAGACGCAAAATACGCAACAAACAGTCAGCCCAGGACAGCCGTCGCAGGAAGAAGGACTATGTGGATGGGCTTGAGAGCAG GGCAGCGGCTTGCTCAGCGCAAAACAAAGAGCTGCAGAGGACCGTGGAACAGCTGGAGAAACACAACAT GTCTCTCCTGGCTCAGCTGCGCAGACTACAGTCACTGATCAAGCAGACGGTCACTAAAGCAGCACAGACCAGCACCTGCGTCATG ATTATCCTCTTCTCTCTGGGCCTCATCATCTTCCCAAGTTACAGCCCCTTCAACTGGGGCGCCTCATCCATAGAAGAGGACTATACACCAAAAGGGG TTATCTCCAGAAACATCCTCACAGATCCTGCTTCATCCTTGCAAGCTGCTGAGGATGTGGATAACCATATCATTCAGCCAGATTCCCTACCCGTTTCCCGTGACCTCAGTCAATCAGATCCCCCGGATGCTTCCAGAATACTAAAGCAACCAATAGAAAGTCCCGAAATCACCGACATTGAGGGTGTGGCCCTGGAGGagagccaaccagggaacagcTCGACTCTGGTTGACGGGCAGACTGAACCTCTGGCCCTGGGCCTGGTGTCAGCAACAGGAAAAGGGAGCACAAGCCTTGATCCCACCAAACCAGCCCACGCTGatgagatgtag
- the LOC139391848 gene encoding cyclic AMP-responsive element-binding protein 3-like protein 4 isoform X1, with product MDVENGELFFGHKEDSMTEESWGLEGPFSCSDVIYAGSEKTLDECTVDPQSGLNDSEPEDVLYAINPNDVFPTRALVETSSESDSGISEEPCSESPLAATVDPSQAPTTIYQVVYDISTLANIKTEPEQHSVDVISIELDEWRSQMLISESCIVNELPQVSAGRFDHGHLSTHSAFTSCPTSPDSPLLYPDLTLTEEEQKLLNQEGISLPNNLPLTKVRHTRTAEERILKKVRRKIRNKQSAQDSRRRKKDYVDGLESRAAACSAQNKELQRTVEQLEKHNMSLLAQLRRLQSLIKQTVTKAAQTSTCVMIILFSLGLIIFPSYSPFNWGASSIEEDYTPKGVISRNILTDPASSLQAAEDVDNHIIQPDSLPVSRDLSQSDPPDASRILKQPIESPEITDIEGVALEESQPGNSSTLVDGQTEPLALGLVSATGKGSTSLDPTKPAHADEM from the exons ATGGATGTAGAGAATGGAGAGCTGTTTTTCGGACACAAGGAGGACAGTATGACAGAGGAGAGTTGGGGACTGGAAGGGCCATTTTCTTGCTCTGATGTCATCTATGCTGGCTCTGAAAAAACCCTGGATGAATGCACGGTAGACCCCCAAAGT GGTCTAAATGACAGCGAGCCAGAGGATGTGCTTTATGCCATCAACCCAAATGATGTCTTCCCTACCAGAGCCCTAGTGGAGACCTCCTCAGAGAGCGACAGTGGCATCTCTGAGGAACCTTGCTCTGAGAGCCCTCTAGCTGCCACGGTGGACCCCTCTCAGGCCCCCACAACTATCTATCAGGTGGTCTATGACATCAGCACCTTGGCCAACATCAAGACGGAGCCAGAGCAGCATAGTGTCGATGTCATTTCCATAgaactcg ATGAGTGGCGTTCTCAGATGTTGATCTCGGAGTCCTGTATTGTCAACGAGTTACCTCAAGTATCCGCTGGGAGATTTGACCATGGTCACCTTTCTACCCACTCTGCTTTCACCTCATGCCCCACCAGTCCAGACAGCCCACTG CTTTACCCTGATCTCACGCTGACTGAGGAGGAGCAGAAACTGCTGAACCAAGAGGGGATCTCTCTGCCCAACAACCTGCCCCTTACCAaggtcagacacacacgcacg GCTGAGGAACGGATTCTGAAAAAAGTGAGACGCAAAATACGCAACAAACAGTCAGCCCAGGACAGCCGTCGCAGGAAGAAGGACTATGTGGATGGGCTTGAGAGCAG GGCAGCGGCTTGCTCAGCGCAAAACAAAGAGCTGCAGAGGACCGTGGAACAGCTGGAGAAACACAACAT GTCTCTCCTGGCTCAGCTGCGCAGACTACAGTCACTGATCAAGCAGACGGTCACTAAAGCAGCACAGACCAGCACCTGCGTCATG ATTATCCTCTTCTCTCTGGGCCTCATCATCTTCCCAAGTTACAGCCCCTTCAACTGGGGCGCCTCATCCATAGAAGAGGACTATACACCAAAAGGGG TTATCTCCAGAAACATCCTCACAGATCCTGCTTCATCCTTGCAAGCTGCTGAGGATGTGGATAACCATATCATTCAGCCAGATTCCCTACCCGTTTCCCGTGACCTCAGTCAATCAGATCCCCCGGATGCTTCCAGAATACTAAAGCAACCAATAGAAAGTCCCGAAATCACCGACATTGAGGGTGTGGCCCTGGAGGagagccaaccagggaacagcTCGACTCTGGTTGACGGGCAGACTGAACCTCTGGCCCTGGGCCTGGTGTCAGCAACAGGAAAAGGGAGCACAAGCCTTGATCCCACCAAACCAGCCCACGCTGatgagatgtag
- the LOC139391848 gene encoding cyclic AMP-responsive element-binding protein 3-like protein 4 isoform X2, producing MDVENGELFFGHKEDSMTEESWGLEGPFSCSDVIYAGSEKTLDECTGLNDSEPEDVLYAINPNDVFPTRALVETSSESDSGISEEPCSESPLAATVDPSQAPTTIYQVVYDISTLANIKTEPEQHSVDVISIELDEWRSQMLISESCIVNELPQVSAGRFDHGHLSTHSAFTSCPTSPDSPLLYPDLTLTEEEQKLLNQEGISLPNNLPLTKVRHTRTAEERILKKVRRKIRNKQSAQDSRRRKKDYVDGLESRAAACSAQNKELQRTVEQLEKHNMSLLAQLRRLQSLIKQTVTKAAQTSTCVMIILFSLGLIIFPSYSPFNWGASSIEEDYTPKGVISRNILTDPASSLQAAEDVDNHIIQPDSLPVSRDLSQSDPPDASRILKQPIESPEITDIEGVALEESQPGNSSTLVDGQTEPLALGLVSATGKGSTSLDPTKPAHADEM from the exons ATGGATGTAGAGAATGGAGAGCTGTTTTTCGGACACAAGGAGGACAGTATGACAGAGGAGAGTTGGGGACTGGAAGGGCCATTTTCTTGCTCTGATGTCATCTATGCTGGCTCTGAAAAAACCCTGGATGAATGCACG GGTCTAAATGACAGCGAGCCAGAGGATGTGCTTTATGCCATCAACCCAAATGATGTCTTCCCTACCAGAGCCCTAGTGGAGACCTCCTCAGAGAGCGACAGTGGCATCTCTGAGGAACCTTGCTCTGAGAGCCCTCTAGCTGCCACGGTGGACCCCTCTCAGGCCCCCACAACTATCTATCAGGTGGTCTATGACATCAGCACCTTGGCCAACATCAAGACGGAGCCAGAGCAGCATAGTGTCGATGTCATTTCCATAgaactcg ATGAGTGGCGTTCTCAGATGTTGATCTCGGAGTCCTGTATTGTCAACGAGTTACCTCAAGTATCCGCTGGGAGATTTGACCATGGTCACCTTTCTACCCACTCTGCTTTCACCTCATGCCCCACCAGTCCAGACAGCCCACTG CTTTACCCTGATCTCACGCTGACTGAGGAGGAGCAGAAACTGCTGAACCAAGAGGGGATCTCTCTGCCCAACAACCTGCCCCTTACCAaggtcagacacacacgcacg GCTGAGGAACGGATTCTGAAAAAAGTGAGACGCAAAATACGCAACAAACAGTCAGCCCAGGACAGCCGTCGCAGGAAGAAGGACTATGTGGATGGGCTTGAGAGCAG GGCAGCGGCTTGCTCAGCGCAAAACAAAGAGCTGCAGAGGACCGTGGAACAGCTGGAGAAACACAACAT GTCTCTCCTGGCTCAGCTGCGCAGACTACAGTCACTGATCAAGCAGACGGTCACTAAAGCAGCACAGACCAGCACCTGCGTCATG ATTATCCTCTTCTCTCTGGGCCTCATCATCTTCCCAAGTTACAGCCCCTTCAACTGGGGCGCCTCATCCATAGAAGAGGACTATACACCAAAAGGGG TTATCTCCAGAAACATCCTCACAGATCCTGCTTCATCCTTGCAAGCTGCTGAGGATGTGGATAACCATATCATTCAGCCAGATTCCCTACCCGTTTCCCGTGACCTCAGTCAATCAGATCCCCCGGATGCTTCCAGAATACTAAAGCAACCAATAGAAAGTCCCGAAATCACCGACATTGAGGGTGTGGCCCTGGAGGagagccaaccagggaacagcTCGACTCTGGTTGACGGGCAGACTGAACCTCTGGCCCTGGGCCTGGTGTCAGCAACAGGAAAAGGGAGCACAAGCCTTGATCCCACCAAACCAGCCCACGCTGatgagatgtag